The genome window TTTCTTTAATAAAAGAGGTCGCCAATTTATTTTGACGACCTTATTTTTTTTATTATATACTGTTTTTTAATAAAAAAATATTTACAGCAAAATTTAACAAACATGCCTAAAAATATTATATTTGTATCATGAAAAAGTTAATTTTTATTTTTGTTTTTGTTGCTTTTGCCTCATTTAGTTGTAAAAATAACACTGAAAGAATACAAAATCAATATAAAAAGCAGGATATCAAAGGCGTTGTTATTAAAAAATATCAAGATTGGGATGACCACGGATGTGAAAATTTGATAATATTAAATTTCAATACGGATACAATTAATTTATCTCCTGTTGAATGGCGAAAAGATAATATATGGGATTATATTAAAGTTGGAGACTCAATAATTAAGCCATTGAATCAATTAGATATCACATTGAAAAGAAAAAACGATGTACCAAGGAAATTTAGGTATGAAGATGTAGGTTTTGCTCTATGAAATTGCATAAATCAATAACTGATAATATAAATTATTATTCAAACATAATAATGAAAGTTTCTTTTATTATTATAATAAGTAATTTATTTGGGGCTATAGTATTTTTTCTTTTAGGGTTTAGTTCATCATTTAAAGCAAATGATATAACAAGCCCTATTTCACTTCTTTTTGCATATTTTATTGAAATATGCTTTATTATGATAGTTATAGGTGTTTTATTTGCTATTGGAGCGTATCATTTAAAAAAATTACGTTTGTGGGCAAATAAATTACTATCATTAGTATCTTTATTCCTGATATTTGTAATATGGTTCATTTCTTTAGTAATTCTTATTGGAATGATAAATTTTGAGACAACATTGGCTATAAAATTTATTATTGTAGCAACTGCAATAGTTTGGACTATTCCTTTTGCATACTTAATTCATTACTTAAATAAAAAAGAAACTAAAAATTGTTTTAAATAACTAAAATATACCTACAACACAAAAATATTTATCGTATATTTCGCTTTCAAACATCACGAAAGTCTTTCTTTATACTGCTCGTAGCCTATGGTTCTTAATAGCGTAAATTTGCCATTCAAATCAATTTTTCCAATACTAGGATGCTTAACTCCATTAAACAAAGTTGTTTTCACCATTGTATAATGAATCATATCTTCAAATTCAATTTTATCGCCAATTTCAAGAGCATTAGGGAAGCTATAATCGCCCATAAAGTCGCCCGCCAAGCATGTTGAGCCACCCATTCTATAAACATAATCAAACACATCAGGCTCATCTGCTCCAATAATTACAGGTTTATACGGCATTTCCAAAGTATCAGGCATGTGAGCACTAAAAGAAACATCAAGAATTGCAGTTTTTATGCCTGCATTTTCGACAATATCAAGCACTGTTGCAATCAAATTGCCTGTTTTCCAGCCTACAGCTTCGCCGGGCTCTAAAATCACATTTAAATTAGGATATTTTAATTTGAAATTCTTCAATAAATCTATTAAATGGTTTACATCATAATCTGCACGAGTAATATGATGCCCACCTCCTAAGTTTATCCACTTTGCTTGCCTCAATAAATGCGAGAATTTTTCTTCAATAACCTTTAAAACACGTTCTAACACAAAAGAATCTTGCTCGCACATCACATGAAAATGTAAGCCAGAAATTCCATCTGGCAATTTATCAGGCATCTGCTCTGCTGGTATTCCAAGTCTAGAGCCAGGCACAGCTGGATTATAAATATCTGTTTCAATTTCAGAATATCCGGGATTAATACGTAAGCCAGCACTAATTTCCGGACGCTGCACCATTTTATCCTTGTATTTATTCCATTGATTAAGCGAATTAAAAGTAACGCTACAACTCATCTCAAGCAATTTGTCAAAATCACTTTCTTCGTAAGCAGGAGCGTATGTATGAGCTTTCACACCCATTTCTTCAAAGATAAGTCTAGCCTCATTTAGAGAACTAGCACAAGCTCCACTTAAATATTTTTTCATCAATGGAAAATAGTGCCAAAAAGACATTCCTTTCAAAGCAACAAGGATGTCAACTCCAGCTTGTTTTCTGACAAATTGCAAAAGCTCAAGGTTTTTTAACAATTTTTTTTCCTCAATAACAAAGCAAGGAGAAGGAATATTATTCATAAAAATAATTTATTTCTTTTCAACAGGTAGCGGTTTGTCAACTTCTTCGTGCCAAGGCAAACCATATTTATTCAAATCAGCCATAAATGGATCTGGATCAAATTCTTCAACATTAAACACCCCTGCCCCACTCCATTTGTTTTCCAAAAACATTTTAGCTCCAATCATTGCAGGCACGCCAGTTGTATAGCTAACAGCCTGAGCTCCTGTTTCTTTAAAAGCTTTTTCATGGCTACAATTGTTCCACACGTAATAGGTTCTGTCTTTTCCGTCTTTAATACCTCTAATTTGGCATCCAATACTAGTTTCGCCTTTATAGTTTTCGCCAAGGCTTCCTGGATCTGGTAAAACAGCCTTTAAAAATTGCAAGGGAACAATTTCAATTCCCTTATAAATTATTGGTTTTATAGATGTCATGCCAACTTCCTGCAACACTTCTAATGCTGTAATATATCTTTGCCCAAAAGTCATCCAAAATCTAGCTCTTTTTAATTTAGGGAAATTTTTAACCAAAGATTCTAATTCCTCATGATACAACAAATAAGAATCCTTAGGTCCAATATTAGGATATTCAATGACTTTGTGGATTTCCAATGGCTTTGTTTCTACCCATTTTCCGTTTTCATAGTATAATCCATTTTGAGTAACTTCTCTAATATTTATTTCAGGATTAAAATTTGTAGCAAAATATTTACCATGGTCTCCAGCATTGCAATCTACAATGTCAAGATAGTGCATTTCATCAAAATAGTGCTTCTTTGCATAAGCTGTGAAAACGCTTGTAACACCAGGGTCAAAGCCACAACCAAGAATTGCTGTAAGTCCCGCTTCTTTAAATCTATCTTGGTAAGCCCATTGCCAACTATATTCAAACTTCGCTTCATCAATAGGCTCATAATTTGCAGTATCTAAATAGCTAACTCCTGCATTTAGGCATGCGTCCATAATATGCAAATCTTGATAAGGCAAAGCTACATTTATTACTATTTTTGGTTTGTATTCTTTTAAAAGCTTTGTCAATTGCTCAACATTATCAGCATCTACTTCTGCTGTTTGTATTCTATTTCCGCCAATTTTCTGAGCTATTAAGTCACATTTTGATTTTGTTCTGCTTGCCAGCATTATTTCTGTAAATACTTCAGGTAATTGTGCGCATTTATGAGCAACAACAGATCCAACTCCACCTGCTCCGATAATTAATATTCTTCCCATATTTTTATTGTTTTTTTATTACAAATTGTTTTTTACAAATATAATATAAAAAATTATAATAAACTACTGCCCTTTCTTAAATAAAAAATCTTTTTCTTCCTTAGTTAATGCTGAGTATCCGCTTTTAGAAATTTTATCAAGGATTTCGTCTATTTTTTTATTCTCTTTTGATTTTCTGTAAAGATATTCTTCGTCTGTTTCGGCTCTTTTATTATAATTTTCATTAACATTTGCTTTCATTTTTCGTTTTCGCTTAAAAACATTGTTAATAGAAAATTTAGGTTTTAGCTTAAATCCCTTACTCAAAAACAAGCCATAAATAGCTCCGAAAGCCGCACCTCCAAGATGAGCAATATGTCCACCCGGGTTTGAAGCCGAAATGCTAAAAATATCTAATAAAACAAAAATTAAAGCAATGTATTTTAGCTTAATACTTCCTAAAAAAATCAGACGTATTATATAATTAGGAGCATATACCGATACTGTAAATAAAACTGACATAATAGCAGCGCTAGCTCCAATTGCATAGCTTTTAGGCAACACAGCTTCAAAAACAGGAAAGAAATTATACGAAAACACAAAAAACACAGAACCTAAGATTCCGCCTAAGATATAAGCAATCCATATTTTTCTTTCATTTAAAATCCTTGTAAAAATTATCCCTGAAAAATAGAGCATTAGCATGTTAAAGAAATAATGCCAAAACTCAGCATGCACAAACATAGTTGTAATCAGCGTCCAAGGGCGACTTGAAAGTTGCGAAATTTCTGCCGGCAAAGCCATGTAATACAAAATCCCGGACAAAGTGCCATCAGTATTTTGAATATTAAAAAGGAAATTGTTTAAATTATTTAGCAATACCAATAAGAAAACAATAGTATTTATTAGTATCAATCTAGATATTGCACTTTTAGCAAATAAAAATTTGAAAAACCGATTAATAAAGCTCTCTCGATTGCTGCTTTTATAAAACATAATTACCTTCTAAATCTGTATTTATTTCTCCAATATAAAATAAGTATTATTCCAAAAAGCATACCTCCTAAGTGAGCGAAATGTGCGACTCCACTTTGTGCTCCAGAAATACCAAAAAAGAATTCTAAGGCTCCATAAGCAATTACAAAATATTTTGCTTTTATTGGAAATAGAAAATAAATATAAATCCGCTGATTAGGAAACATCATTCCAAAGGCGAGCAATATACCAAAAACAGCTCCAGAAGCTCCAACCATTGGTATAGACATTGCACTTTGCATCATATCTTCGAGTCGCCCAAAGCTAGCAGAAACAAAAGACAAATCAGCTTGATTCATTTGCCACTGACCAATAAAAGCATTTGTTTCATTTATATCAACATAAACTCTTCCAACAAAATATTTTTGAACAATAGCCGTAAAATCAGCAACATTAGGATTTGACTTATAAATTTCAATTACTTCATGTATTTGATTAAAACCATACCAATTAACGAGAAGCTGAACAATAGCCGCACCTATTCCTGTAACGAAGTAATAAATTAAAAAACGTCTTGTTCCCCAAAAATTTTCAAGCAAATATCCGAACATCC of Bacteroidales bacterium contains these proteins:
- a CDS encoding rhomboid family intramembrane serine protease translates to MNDLYRPGGFSMMPPAVKNLLLINIIFFLATIVLQNRGFDMYAIMGLSWVESENFRPWQFITYMFMHGDFTHIFFNMFALWMFGYLLENFWGTRRFLIYYFVTGIGAAIVQLLVNWYGFNQIHEVIEIYKSNPNVADFTAIVQKYFVGRVYVDINETNAFIGQWQMNQADLSFVSASFGRLEDMMQSAMSIPMVGASGAVFGILLAFGMMFPNQRIYIYFLFPIKAKYFVIAYGALEFFFGISGAQSGVAHFAHLGGMLFGIILILYWRNKYRFRR
- the nspC gene encoding carboxynorspermidine decarboxylase, producing the protein MNNIPSPCFVIEEKKLLKNLELLQFVRKQAGVDILVALKGMSFWHYFPLMKKYLSGACASSLNEARLIFEEMGVKAHTYAPAYEESDFDKLLEMSCSVTFNSLNQWNKYKDKMVQRPEISAGLRINPGYSEIETDIYNPAVPGSRLGIPAEQMPDKLPDGISGLHFHVMCEQDSFVLERVLKVIEEKFSHLLRQAKWINLGGGHHITRADYDVNHLIDLLKNFKLKYPNLNVILEPGEAVGWKTGNLIATVLDIVENAGIKTAILDVSFSAHMPDTLEMPYKPVIIGADEPDVFDYVYRMGGSTCLAGDFMGDYSFPNALEIGDKIEFEDMIHYTMVKTTLFNGVKHPSIGKIDLNGKFTLLRTIGYEQYKERLS
- a CDS encoding rhomboid family intramembrane serine protease; the protein is MILINTIVFLLVLLNNLNNFLFNIQNTDGTLSGILYYMALPAEISQLSSRPWTLITTMFVHAEFWHYFFNMLMLYFSGIIFTRILNERKIWIAYILGGILGSVFFVFSYNFFPVFEAVLPKSYAIGASAAIMSVLFTVSVYAPNYIIRLIFLGSIKLKYIALIFVLLDIFSISASNPGGHIAHLGGAAFGAIYGLFLSKGFKLKPKFSINNVFKRKRKMKANVNENYNKRAETDEEYLYRKSKENKKIDEILDKISKSGYSALTKEEKDFLFKKGQ
- a CDS encoding saccharopine dehydrogenase family protein, which translates into the protein MGRILIIGAGGVGSVVAHKCAQLPEVFTEIMLASRTKSKCDLIAQKIGGNRIQTAEVDADNVEQLTKLLKEYKPKIVINVALPYQDLHIMDACLNAGVSYLDTANYEPIDEAKFEYSWQWAYQDRFKEAGLTAILGCGFDPGVTSVFTAYAKKHYFDEMHYLDIVDCNAGDHGKYFATNFNPEINIREVTQNGLYYENGKWVETKPLEIHKVIEYPNIGPKDSYLLYHEELESLVKNFPKLKRARFWMTFGQRYITALEVLQEVGMTSIKPIIYKGIEIVPLQFLKAVLPDPGSLGENYKGETSIGCQIRGIKDGKDRTYYVWNNCSHEKAFKETGAQAVSYTTGVPAMIGAKMFLENKWSGAGVFNVEEFDPDPFMADLNKYGLPWHEEVDKPLPVEKK